A region of Ferruginibacter albus DNA encodes the following proteins:
- a CDS encoding GIY-YIG nuclease family protein — MKTKKELKEDYKQIRFKIGVFQIRNTVNGKIFISSAVNLDAIRNSNFAQLRFGAHRNEELQKDWNQYGEENFQFEILDEIKQDETKVVDYSKDVKQLEKMYIDELKPFDDKGYNMEPKS; from the coding sequence ATGAAAACAAAAAAAGAATTAAAAGAAGATTATAAACAGATACGCTTCAAAATAGGAGTGTTTCAAATCCGGAACACTGTAAACGGTAAAATATTTATTTCAAGTGCTGTTAATTTAGATGCGATCCGGAACAGCAATTTTGCTCAATTGAGATTTGGTGCACATCGGAATGAAGAGCTGCAAAAAGACTGGAATCAATATGGAGAAGAAAATTTTCAATTTGAAATATTGGATGAGATCAAGCAGGATGAAACAAAAGTTGTGGACTATAGCAAAGATGTAAAGCAACTGGAGAAAATGTATATAGATGAACTGAAGCCTTTTGATGACAAAGGATATAATATGGAACCTAAAAGTTGA
- a CDS encoding response regulator transcription factor: MNEEEIIGEEIKVAIADDHKIFRRGVILSLKPYNNIKFVMEADNGDDLLAKIPESQPDVILCDLKMPVRDGIDTTKQVTKLFPNIRVIILTMYEDERFVGHLMDCGAAGYLLKSTEPTEIRKAITDVMRTGFYLNPFVNKVLIKKNYSKQKFNPTLTSEVVISEREKEVLTLVCMEYTASEIAQKMDISARTVEAIKDRLMERFGVKNSVGLVFYAMKNQLID, encoded by the coding sequence ATGAACGAAGAAGAAATAATCGGCGAAGAGATTAAAGTTGCTATTGCTGACGATCACAAGATTTTCAGAAGGGGTGTTATCCTGTCTTTAAAGCCTTACAATAACATAAAATTTGTAATGGAAGCCGATAACGGCGATGATTTGCTTGCAAAAATCCCTGAGTCTCAACCGGATGTAATTTTATGCGACCTAAAAATGCCTGTTCGCGACGGCATTGATACTACAAAACAGGTTACCAAGCTTTTTCCTAATATTCGTGTTATCATTTTAACCATGTACGAAGATGAACGCTTTGTAGGTCATTTAATGGATTGTGGTGCTGCAGGATACCTTCTTAAAAGTACAGAACCCACAGAGATCAGAAAAGCCATTACCGATGTAATGCGTACAGGCTTTTACCTTAACCCTTTCGTAAATAAAGTTTTAATCAAGAAAAATTACAGTAAGCAAAAATTCAACCCCACCCTTACTTCGGAAGTTGTGATTAGTGAAAGAGAAAAAGAAGTGCTTACTTTAGTTTGTATGGAATACACTGCTTCTGAAATTGCTCAAAAAATGGACATCAGTGCCAGAACTGTAGAAGCGATCAAGGATCGTTTGATGGAACGTTTTGGTGTTAAGAACAGCGTTGGTTTGGTATTCTATGCAATGAAAAACCAGTTGATAGATTAA
- the groL gene encoding chaperonin GroEL (60 kDa chaperone family; promotes refolding of misfolded polypeptides especially under stressful conditions; forms two stacked rings of heptamers to form a barrel-shaped 14mer; ends can be capped by GroES; misfolded proteins enter the barrel where they are refolded when GroES binds), protein MAKLIYFDIEARNKMKKGVDTLANAVKVTLGPKGRNVVIEKKFGAPAVTKDGVTVAKEIELDDPIENMGAQMVKEVASKTADVAGDGTTTATVLAQAIISEGLKNVAAGAHAMDLKRGIDKAVKAVVENLRSQSQTVGNDNKKIQQVASISANNDAEIGKLIAEAMAKVGKEGVITVEEAKGTDTTVEVVEGMQFDRGYISPYFVTNSEKMEAELQNPYILIYDKKISAMKDILHILEKVAQSGRPLVIIAEDLDGEALATLVVNKLRGTIKVAAVKAPGFGDRRKEMLQDIAILTAGTVISEEQGYKLENADLTYLGQASSITIDKDNTTVVGGKGKKADITARVNQIKAQVEITTSDYDKEKLQERLAKLSGGVAVLYIGAATEVEMKEKKDRVDDALHATRAAVEEGIVPGGGVAYIRAIESLEKLKGANDDEATGILIVKRAIEEPLRQIVANSGIEGSIVVQKIKEGKADFGFNARTEVYENMLKAGVIDPTKVSRIALENAASIAGMLLTTECVVADKPKEDAPAMPGAPGMGGMDY, encoded by the coding sequence ATGGCAAAGCTTATATATTTTGATATCGAAGCCCGCAACAAAATGAAAAAGGGTGTAGATACTTTGGCGAATGCGGTTAAAGTAACCTTAGGACCAAAAGGTCGTAACGTGGTAATTGAAAAGAAATTCGGGGCACCTGCTGTAACAAAAGACGGTGTTACTGTTGCAAAAGAAATTGAACTGGACGATCCGATTGAAAACATGGGTGCGCAAATGGTGAAAGAAGTAGCGTCTAAAACTGCTGATGTAGCAGGAGACGGTACTACAACGGCAACTGTGTTGGCGCAAGCGATCATTAGCGAAGGCTTGAAAAACGTTGCTGCCGGCGCTCATGCAATGGACTTGAAACGTGGTATTGACAAAGCTGTTAAAGCTGTTGTTGAAAACTTAAGAAGTCAATCTCAAACGGTTGGTAACGACAATAAAAAAATTCAACAGGTTGCTTCTATCTCTGCTAATAATGATGCTGAGATCGGTAAGCTGATCGCTGAAGCAATGGCTAAAGTAGGTAAAGAAGGTGTTATCACTGTTGAAGAAGCAAAAGGCACTGATACTACTGTTGAAGTAGTAGAAGGTATGCAATTCGATCGTGGATACATTTCTCCATACTTTGTAACCAACAGCGAAAAAATGGAAGCTGAGTTACAAAATCCTTATATCTTGATTTATGATAAGAAGATATCTGCAATGAAAGATATTCTTCACATCTTGGAAAAAGTTGCTCAAAGCGGACGTCCTTTGGTAATTATTGCTGAAGATCTTGATGGAGAAGCATTGGCAACATTAGTGGTAAATAAATTACGCGGTACTATTAAAGTGGCTGCTGTTAAAGCTCCCGGCTTTGGCGACAGAAGAAAAGAAATGTTGCAAGACATCGCTATCTTAACTGCAGGTACTGTTATCAGCGAAGAACAAGGGTACAAATTGGAAAATGCTGATCTTACTTATTTAGGCCAGGCTTCTTCTATCACCATCGATAAAGACAATACAACTGTTGTTGGCGGTAAAGGAAAGAAAGCGGATATCACTGCAAGAGTAAATCAAATTAAAGCGCAAGTAGAAATTACTACTTCTGATTACGATAAAGAAAAATTGCAGGAACGTTTAGCTAAGTTAAGCGGCGGTGTTGCAGTATTGTATATTGGTGCTGCTACCGAAGTTGAAATGAAAGAAAAGAAAGACCGTGTAGATGATGCTTTACATGCAACACGTGCGGCTGTTGAAGAAGGAATTGTTCCGGGTGGTGGCGTTGCTTACATTCGTGCTATTGAAAGTTTGGAAAAACTGAAAGGCGCTAACGATGATGAAGCAACCGGCATCTTGATCGTTAAACGTGCTATTGAAGAGCCTTTACGTCAAATTGTTGCTAACAGTGGAATTGAGGGTTCTATTGTAGTGCAAAAAATTAAAGAAGGTAAAGCTGACTTCGGTTTCAACGCTCGTACAGAAGTATATGAAAACATGTTGAAAGCCGGTGTTATCGATCCAACTAAGGTATCTCGTATTGCATTGGAAAATGCTGCTTCTATTGCTGGTATGTTGTTAACTACGGAATGTGTAGTTGCAGACAAACCTAAGGAAGATGCTCCTGCAATGCCTGGTGCTCCTGGTATGGGCGGCATGGACTATTAA
- a CDS encoding DUF2795 domain-containing protein, whose amino-acid sequence MFWTLELASHLEDAPWPATKDELIDYAIRSGAPIEVIENLQELEDDGGEVYEGLEDIWPDYPSQEDFFFNEDEY is encoded by the coding sequence ATGTTTTGGACATTAGAACTTGCCTCACATTTGGAAGATGCGCCTTGGCCGGCCACAAAAGATGAACTGATCGATTATGCAATCCGCAGTGGCGCTCCTATTGAAGTAATTGAAAATCTCCAGGAATTGGAAGATGACGGTGGAGAAGTGTATGAAGGACTGGAAGACATTTGGCCGGACTATCCTAGCCAGGAAGACTTCTTTTTTAATGAAGATGAATATTAG
- a CDS encoding deoxynucleoside kinase, giving the protein MAKANKPKHIAIAGNIGAGKTTLTELLSKHYKWIPQFEDVDHNPYLNDFYEDMPRWSFNLQIFFLNSRLNQLLEIRRGTETVIQDRTIYEDAHIFAPNLHDMGLMGKRDFDNYFKFFETLKTMVQPPDLLIYLKASVPTLVAQIQKRGREYEENIRLDYLKKLNDYYNNWIDNYKEGPLLVIDSDKNKFAENEEHFGQIITKIDSMLFGLF; this is encoded by the coding sequence ATGGCAAAAGCAAACAAACCAAAACACATAGCAATAGCCGGGAACATTGGCGCAGGAAAAACTACTTTAACGGAACTATTAAGCAAACATTATAAATGGATTCCTCAATTTGAAGATGTTGATCACAATCCTTATCTGAATGATTTTTATGAAGACATGCCAAGATGGAGTTTCAACCTGCAAATATTTTTCTTAAATAGCAGATTGAATCAATTGCTGGAAATTCGTCGTGGCACAGAAACAGTGATACAAGACAGAACGATTTATGAAGATGCACACATATTTGCTCCAAACCTGCACGATATGGGTTTAATGGGCAAACGAGATTTTGACAATTACTTCAAGTTTTTTGAAACATTGAAAACAATGGTGCAGCCCCCGGATCTTTTAATTTACTTAAAAGCATCTGTACCAACATTGGTTGCACAAATTCAAAAGCGGGGGAGAGAATACGAAGAAAATATTCGCCTGGATTATCTGAAAAAATTAAATGATTATTACAATAACTGGATCGATAATTACAAAGAAGGTCCGTTATTAGTTATTGATTCAGATAAAAATAAATTTGCAGAAAACGAAGAGCATTTTGGACAAATCATTACCAAGATAGACTCGATGTTGTTTGGATTGTTTTAA
- a CDS encoding cob(I)yrinic acid a,c-diamide adenosyltransferase, with translation MSIKIYTKTGDGGKTSLIGGTKVAKSDLRIETYGTIDELNSYIGLVNDHLAEEHSKTILKEVQDRLFTIGSSLACDTDKEPKMKIPDLKEEDILLLEKEIDKMNEVLPEMKSFILPGGHVAVSTTHIARCVCRRSERLCVNMTESNLFVEPLIIKYLNRLSDYLFVLARYIGHLLNVKEIAWKPRLNG, from the coding sequence ATGTCTATTAAAATTTATACTAAAACAGGCGATGGTGGTAAAACCTCGTTGATCGGTGGCACTAAGGTCGCTAAAAGCGATCTGCGTATTGAAACATATGGAACAATCGATGAGCTGAATTCGTATATAGGGCTGGTAAATGACCATCTTGCAGAAGAGCATAGTAAAACAATTTTAAAAGAAGTTCAAGACCGTTTATTTACCATTGGTTCATCTCTTGCTTGCGATACAGACAAAGAACCTAAAATGAAGATTCCTGATCTTAAAGAAGAAGATATATTACTACTGGAGAAAGAAATTGACAAGATGAATGAAGTATTACCTGAAATGAAATCTTTTATTCTTCCCGGTGGTCATGTTGCTGTTTCTACCACACATATTGCACGCTGTGTTTGCAGAAGAAGTGAGCGGCTTTGTGTAAACATGACTGAAAGCAATTTATTCGTAGAGCCTTTGATAATAAAATATCTTAATCGTTTGAGCGATTATCTTTTTGTTTTGGCTAGATATATTGGGCATTTACTTAACGTAAAAGAAATTGCCTGGAAACCCCGATTGAATGGGTAA
- the recN gene encoding DNA repair protein RecN: MLQKIHIQNYAIIEELSVEFSTGLNIITGETGAGKSILMGALNLTLGERADSASLLNKEKKCVVESFYKTASNKSVKQFLSANDLDMEDELVIRREIAPNGKSRAFINDTPVNLNQLKELSSLLADLHQQFDTMELGDSDFQREVLDALADNAALLKEYSDVYQQYISCRRELETLQSQQSAANKELDYNQFLFDELNDVNLKENELEALDVELKLLSNAENIKQQLGAVYFELKESELPVVQQLKSLNSKLHALEQYHGDIPALTQRLQSTQIELSDIADELERINDSVQYSPERIQQVNDKVTIGYKLLKKHSVTTTNELLAIRDELQQKLNSILNLSEQIKKKEQEQDKLSQQSEGLANKISANRNKVIKPFTEKVNALLAQVGMPNARIQVQLTIVALNEFGNNDIEFLFDANKSNRFEPLRKVASGGELSRLMLCIKSLVAKKLQLPVLIFDEIDTGISGEAAKQVGIIMKELSQSHQVLSITHQPQIAAKAQSHYFVYKGIKDDKIVTAIKLLSNDERITTIAQMLSGEKPTAAALENAREMVSN, encoded by the coding sequence ATGCTTCAAAAAATACATATACAGAATTATGCCATTATTGAAGAATTATCGGTTGAGTTTTCAACAGGTTTAAATATTATAACCGGCGAAACAGGAGCTGGTAAAAGCATTTTAATGGGAGCGTTGAACCTGACCCTTGGAGAAAGGGCAGACAGTGCCTCCTTATTAAATAAAGAAAAGAAATGTGTAGTAGAATCTTTTTACAAAACCGCATCCAATAAGTCAGTAAAACAATTTTTATCGGCGAATGACCTGGATATGGAGGATGAGCTGGTGATTCGCAGAGAAATAGCACCCAACGGAAAGTCAAGAGCATTTATCAATGATACGCCGGTCAATTTAAATCAATTAAAAGAATTAAGTTCTTTACTGGCCGATCTGCATCAGCAATTTGATACAATGGAATTGGGTGATAGCGATTTTCAGCGGGAAGTATTGGATGCATTGGCTGATAATGCAGCGTTATTAAAAGAATACAGCGATGTTTATCAGCAATACATAAGCTGCAGAAGAGAATTAGAAACATTGCAGTCGCAACAATCCGCTGCCAATAAAGAACTTGACTACAACCAATTTTTATTTGATGAATTGAATGATGTCAATTTAAAAGAAAATGAATTGGAAGCTTTAGATGTGGAATTAAAGCTCTTAAGCAATGCGGAAAATATTAAGCAACAATTAGGCGCTGTTTATTTTGAATTGAAAGAAAGTGAATTGCCTGTTGTACAGCAATTAAAATCGCTGAATAGTAAGTTGCATGCGCTGGAGCAATATCATGGAGATATTCCAGCACTAACACAACGGTTGCAAAGTACCCAAATTGAATTAAGTGATATTGCTGATGAATTGGAACGGATAAACGATTCAGTGCAATACAGTCCTGAACGGATTCAACAGGTGAATGATAAAGTAACGATCGGTTATAAGTTATTAAAGAAGCATTCAGTTACAACTACCAATGAATTATTAGCCATAAGAGACGAACTTCAGCAAAAGCTAAATAGTATCCTAAATCTTTCAGAGCAAATAAAGAAAAAAGAGCAGGAGCAAGATAAGTTGTCGCAACAGAGTGAAGGATTGGCAAATAAAATTTCTGCTAATCGAAATAAAGTGATCAAGCCTTTTACGGAAAAAGTCAATGCTTTGTTAGCCCAGGTTGGTATGCCCAATGCAAGGATACAAGTACAGCTAACCATTGTTGCATTAAACGAGTTTGGCAATAATGACATTGAGTTTTTATTTGACGCCAACAAGAGCAATCGTTTTGAGCCATTGCGTAAAGTAGCGAGTGGGGGGGAATTGAGTCGGTTAATGCTTTGTATAAAATCGCTGGTAGCCAAAAAACTGCAATTGCCTGTTTTGATCTTTGATGAAATAGATACCGGCATTAGTGGCGAAGCGGCTAAGCAAGTGGGTATCATCATGAAAGAATTATCGCAATCGCACCAGGTGTTGTCTATTACTCATCAGCCGCAGATCGCTGCTAAAGCGCAATCGCATTATTTTGTTTATAAAGGAATTAAGGATGACAAGATCGTTACAGCCATTAAATTATTAAGTAATGATGAACGAATTACTACCATCGCACAAATGCTAAGCGGCGAAAAACCTACTGCTGCTGCATTGGAGAATGCACGAGAAATGGTATCCAATTAA
- a CDS encoding sensor histidine kinase, with amino-acid sequence MIFLQVTTSASSGFSYIMLFGTLAMISLTLGIVFFVIFHQRKVIRFNNELKRLEDEKQQILLNASIKFQEEERNRIAADLHDDVGPLLATARLYLNENLINQEPAAQLQSIFSAKQIIDDSIQLIRNISHSMMPPTLRNFGLESAMSDLFQKINGSGTLNASVRFHDYRTRLKLEQELLIFRIIQELINNIIKHSNAGFIHLTQNANATHMYLRLHHDGQGIVQAEFDRLNHVASGLGLKNIASRVKVLNGRIYFEIDPSHTYYKVTLEVPKELAA; translated from the coding sequence ATGATTTTTTTACAAGTTACAACCAGCGCTTCTTCGGGCTTTAGCTATATTATGCTATTTGGCACGTTGGCTATGATAAGCCTTACGCTGGGTATTGTATTCTTTGTAATATTTCACCAACGAAAAGTTATTCGTTTCAATAATGAATTAAAGCGTTTGGAAGATGAAAAACAACAGATACTTCTAAATGCATCTATTAAATTCCAGGAAGAAGAAAGAAACCGTATTGCGGCAGATCTGCATGATGATGTTGGTCCACTATTAGCCACAGCCCGTTTATATTTAAACGAAAACCTGATAAACCAGGAACCGGCAGCTCAACTACAATCTATTTTCAGCGCCAAACAAATTATTGACGATTCTATACAATTGATCAGGAATATCAGCCATAGTATGATGCCTCCTACCCTTAGAAACTTTGGATTGGAGAGTGCAATGAGTGATCTGTTCCAGAAAATAAACGGAAGCGGCACCTTAAATGCAAGCGTTCGTTTTCACGATTACCGGACAAGATTGAAATTAGAGCAGGAATTGCTCATTTTCAGGATCATACAAGAGTTGATCAATAACATTATTAAGCATAGTAACGCCGGCTTCATACATCTTACTCAAAATGCCAATGCTACACATATGTACCTGCGCCTGCATCACGATGGACAAGGTATTGTTCAGGCTGAATTCGATCGCTTAAACCATGTAGCATCTGGATTAGGCTTAAAAAATATCGCCAGTCGTGTAAAAGTTTTAAACGGTCGTATATATTTCGAAATTGATCCTAGCCACACTTATTATAAGGTTACATTAGAAGTTCCCAAAGAATTAGCAGCATAA
- a CDS encoding ABC transporter ATP-binding protein, which produces MLKASNIFKNYGSLPVLQGVDITINKGEVVSIVGSSGAGKSTLLHILGTLDKADKGSISLNDKRIDELSGKKLAAFRNQSIGFVFQFHHLLPEFTALENVCIPGWIAGKKKKDVQSRAKELLQILGLGARLENKPQQLSGGEQQRVAVARALINNPAIVMADEPTGNLDSIHAKELHQLFMDLRNQFAQTFLIVTHNEELAQLSDRILHMKDGKMVDQ; this is translated from the coding sequence ATGCTGAAGGCTTCAAATATTTTTAAAAATTATGGTTCGTTGCCGGTTTTACAGGGGGTTGATATTACCATTAACAAAGGAGAAGTAGTGAGTATTGTTGGCTCTTCCGGAGCCGGAAAAAGTACGCTGCTGCATATTTTAGGTACTTTGGATAAGGCAGATAAAGGCTCTATTTCATTAAACGATAAGCGTATTGATGAACTTTCAGGGAAAAAGCTGGCTGCATTTCGTAACCAATCCATCGGTTTTGTTTTCCAGTTTCATCATTTGCTGCCGGAATTTACTGCACTGGAAAATGTTTGTATTCCGGGATGGATCGCCGGCAAAAAAAAGAAAGATGTACAATCAAGAGCAAAAGAATTGTTGCAAATATTAGGGTTAGGAGCAAGGTTGGAAAATAAGCCTCAACAGCTTTCAGGGGGTGAACAGCAGCGGGTTGCTGTAGCAAGAGCTTTAATAAATAATCCTGCAATCGTAATGGCGGATGAACCTACAGGAAATTTAGATAGTATTCATGCAAAAGAACTACATCAGTTGTTTATGGATCTGCGTAATCAATTCGCCCAGACTTTTTTAATTGTAACACATAACGAGGAATTGGCGCAACTAAGCGATAGGATATTACATATGAAGGATGGAAAGATGGTAGATCAATAA
- the trpS gene encoding tryptophan--tRNA ligase: MSKKEIVMSGIRPTGFLHLGNYFGAIRNYVRMQDDFECYFMVADLHSLTTHPDTKELKANVHRVLAENIACGLDPEKAALYCQSHVYETSELYLYLNMLAYKGELEKTTTFKDKVRLQPENVNAGLLTYPVLQTADIVLHRARYVPVGKDQEQHLEMARNFVNRFNHRYGDVFPEPIAFNYNDELVKVPSLDGSGKMSKSENQLATLYLADDDELIRKKVMKAKTDSGPIEPNSTKPDYIENIFALMKLVSSPDTIKKFEDDYNNCVIRYGDMKKQLAEDMVMFITPVREKTNSILQDEVYLKKVMDLGAEKARASAKATMQLVREAMGFNY, translated from the coding sequence ATGAGTAAGAAAGAAATAGTAATGAGTGGTATTCGTCCAACAGGCTTTTTGCATTTGGGTAACTACTTTGGTGCTATCCGCAATTATGTAAGAATGCAGGATGATTTTGAATGTTATTTTATGGTGGCAGATCTGCATTCTCTTACAACCCATCCAGATACAAAAGAATTAAAAGCAAATGTGCATCGTGTGTTGGCAGAAAATATAGCTTGCGGATTAGATCCTGAAAAAGCGGCATTATATTGTCAAAGCCATGTATATGAAACATCAGAATTGTATTTGTATTTAAACATGTTAGCCTATAAGGGTGAATTGGAAAAAACAACTACATTTAAAGATAAAGTTCGGTTACAACCTGAAAATGTGAATGCAGGATTATTGACATATCCCGTTTTACAAACGGCTGATATCGTTTTGCATAGAGCCAGGTATGTTCCTGTTGGTAAAGACCAGGAACAGCATTTAGAGATGGCAAGAAATTTTGTGAACCGGTTTAATCATCGTTATGGAGATGTTTTTCCGGAGCCGATAGCATTTAATTATAACGATGAATTGGTAAAAGTGCCAAGTTTAGATGGTTCGGGTAAGATGAGTAAAAGTGAAAATCAATTGGCAACATTGTATTTGGCCGATGATGATGAATTGATTCGTAAGAAAGTGATGAAAGCTAAAACAGATAGCGGACCAATAGAACCCAACTCAACCAAGCCTGATTACATAGAAAATATTTTTGCGTTGATGAAATTGGTTTCATCGCCAGACACTATAAAAAAATTTGAAGACGATTATAATAATTGTGTTATCCGTTATGGTGATATGAAGAAGCAATTGGCTGAAGATATGGTGATGTTCATTACCCCTGTTCGTGAAAAGACAAATAGTATTTTACAGGATGAAGTATATTTAAAAAAAGTAATGGACTTAGGTGCAGAGAAAGCCAGGGCGAGCGCAAAAGCCACTATGCAATTGGTAAGAGAAGCAATGGGCTTTAATTACTAA
- the gatC gene encoding Asp-tRNA(Asn)/Glu-tRNA(Gln) amidotransferase subunit GatC, with protein sequence MEITNELVDKIAHLSRLHFDETEKGAIKQDLQRMIQFVEKLNELDTSGVEPLLHMTDNVNILREDNVKGSISREEGLRNAPLPDDQFFKVPKVIKK encoded by the coding sequence ATGGAAATTACCAACGAATTAGTAGATAAAATTGCCCATCTGTCGAGATTACATTTTGATGAAACAGAAAAAGGAGCTATTAAGCAAGATCTGCAGAGAATGATACAGTTTGTGGAAAAGCTGAATGAACTAGACACATCTGGTGTAGAACCTCTTTTACACATGACAGATAACGTAAATATTTTAAGAGAAGATAATGTAAAAGGAAGTATTTCCCGTGAAGAAGGCTTGAGAAATGCACCTTTGCCAGATGATCAATTTTTTAAAGTTCCTAAAGTGATAAAAAAGTGA
- a CDS encoding enoyl-ACP reductase FabI, which produces MSYNLLKGKKGIIFGALDEKSIAWKTALRCHEEGAQLLLTNAPVAMRMGEINKLAAAVNAPVIPCDVSSNEDVANLIKQAKEHFGGGVDFILHSIGMSINVRKGIHYTENNYEFSHKGLDISALSLHRVLAACMKEDAINEWGSVVALSYIAAQRVFPDYNDMADNKAILESIARNFGYQYGVKKHVRVNTVSQSPTKTTAGSGVKGFDGFINYAEKMSPLGNASADDCANYCVTLFSDLTKMVTMQNLFHDGGFSFTGVTQAVIEQMEK; this is translated from the coding sequence ATGTCATACAATTTACTTAAAGGAAAAAAGGGCATCATATTCGGCGCATTGGACGAAAAATCTATTGCATGGAAAACAGCGTTGCGTTGCCATGAAGAAGGAGCCCAATTATTATTGACAAACGCACCGGTTGCGATGCGCATGGGAGAGATAAACAAATTGGCTGCTGCAGTAAATGCACCGGTTATACCTTGTGATGTTAGCAGCAATGAAGATGTTGCCAATTTAATAAAGCAGGCAAAAGAACATTTTGGTGGTGGAGTAGATTTTATTTTGCATTCAATCGGGATGAGCATTAATGTTCGCAAAGGAATTCATTATACAGAAAATAATTACGAGTTCAGTCACAAAGGGCTGGATATTTCAGCGTTAAGCTTGCATAGGGTATTAGCTGCTTGTATGAAAGAGGATGCCATCAATGAATGGGGATCTGTAGTGGCATTAAGCTATATAGCTGCACAACGTGTATTTCCTGATTATAACGACATGGCAGACAATAAAGCTATATTGGAAAGCATTGCCCGCAATTTCGGTTATCAGTATGGAGTGAAGAAACATGTAAGAGTAAACACGGTTTCTCAATCGCCTACTAAAACTACGGCTGGTAGCGGTGTTAAAGGATTTGATGGCTTTATTAATTATGCTGAAAAGATGAGCCCTTTAGGAAATGCAAGCGCAGATGATTGTGCGAATTACTGTGTTACCTTATTCAGCGATTTAACCAAGATGGTTACGATGCAAAATCTTTTTCATGATGGAGGGTTCTCATTTACAGGTGTAACACAAGCCGTAATTGAGCAAATGGAAAAATAG
- a CDS encoding ABC transporter ATP-binding protein: MNSIIHLNNIQKSYYLGKQELPVLKGITMDILKNEYVALMGPSGSGKSTLMNILGCLDSPTGGQYILNGKDVSRMPDNDLAEVRNKEIGFVFQQFNLLPRLSAVENVALPLIYSGINKKERMDRAMQALEKVSLTDRSHHKPNELSGGQCQRVAIARALINTPSIILADEPTGNLDTKTSIEIMDIFGEIHAQGNTVILVTHEEDISAYAHRIIRLRDGVIESDKKKEFTTSLS; the protein is encoded by the coding sequence ATGAACTCCATTATTCATCTAAATAATATTCAAAAAAGCTATTATCTCGGCAAACAAGAGTTGCCCGTTTTAAAAGGTATTACTATGGATATTCTTAAGAATGAATATGTAGCGCTAATGGGACCAAGCGGCAGCGGCAAAAGTACCTTAATGAATATTTTAGGCTGTCTCGACTCTCCTACCGGCGGACAATATATTTTAAACGGTAAAGATGTAAGCAGGATGCCAGATAACGATCTGGCTGAGGTTCGCAATAAAGAAATAGGATTTGTATTTCAACAATTCAATTTATTGCCTCGCTTATCTGCTGTTGAAAATGTAGCATTACCGCTTATCTATAGTGGTATCAACAAAAAGGAACGCATGGATCGTGCCATGCAGGCATTGGAAAAAGTGAGCCTTACGGATAGAAGTCATCACAAACCCAATGAATTGAGCGGCGGACAATGCCAGCGTGTGGCAATTGCCAGAGCGCTGATCAATACCCCTTCAATTATTTTAGCAGATGAACCCACGGGAAACCTGGATACAAAAACATCTATAGAAATTATGGATATTTTTGGCGAGATACATGCCCAGGGAAACACGGTTATTTTAGTGACGCATGAAGAAGATATTTCCGCATATGCACATCGCATTATTCGTTTACGCGATGGTGTTATTGAAAGCGATAAAAAGAAAGAATTCACAACAAGCCTTTCCTGA